Part of the Spirochaetota bacterium genome, CGTATTTACCCACTCGGGGTTCAAACGATGGAAATATCCGTTCGTATCAGCGATACAGAGCAGATCAAGATTGTTATTAAAGAAATTATCGAGTTCCTCGGTCTTTTTGCGTATCGCCTCTTCGGTTTTTTTCCGTTCAGAGATATCCGAAAATATGGTCGCAAAACCGTTCCTTCCCCATGGCGCAACTGATATGGAAAAATGTTTGTCCATGGGCGGGAAATATGTTTCAAAACGGTACGGAATGCCGGTTAGACCGACGCTCGTGAACTCCATGAGATACGGCGGCTCCGGCGTCCTGTACGCCTCGCAGCTGAGTTTCCCGACAACGTCCTCCCGTTTCACACCAATGATCTTCTCATACCGTGGGTTGATATCGACGATACGGTATTCGATGGGCTTGCCCGCGTCATCCAGCACCACGTCATGGAGCGCAACCCCTTCGTTCATGTTCGAAAAGAGCGAGTGCATTCGCTCCTCGTTCACCGCAAGCTTCTCGCGCATAGCGTATTCATCGGTCACATCGCGGAACACAAGTACGACACCGACGACGTTCCCGGACGCATCACGTATCGGGGCTCCGCTGTCGGCTATCTGATACTCCTTCCCGTCATGGGAGAGGAGCGCCGTATGATTGGCAAGTCCGACTATCTCACCGGTCGCAAGCACGCGGCTTACCGGATCGTCCGCCGGCTCGCGCGTGACCGCATTGATGATGCGGAACACCTCGGTCAGCGTTCTGCCCACGGCTTCCCCGGACCGCATGCCGGTAAGCGACGCGGCGACAGGGTTCATGCGTGTCACGCGTCCATCCTTGTCCGTAGCGATGACGGCATCCCCGATGGAATTGAGCGTAATGCGCAGGTCCTCTTCGCTTTTTTCAAGCCGCTCACGAACGGCATATTCATCGGTCACATCGCGGAACACAAGTACAACGCCGACGATATTCCCGTCCGCATCACGTATCGGGGCTCCGCTGTCCGCTATCTGATATTCCTTCCCGTTATGTGACAGGAGCGCCGTATGGTTGGCTAGTCCGACGATATCGCCGGTCGAAAGTACCTTCGATACGGGATCTTCAACGGGCGCGCGTGTCATCGCATTGATGATGCGGAATGCTTCGGGGAGCATCCTGCCGACCACTTTCTCCGCGGACATGCCGGTAAGCCGTTCGGCAACAGGGTTCATGCGTGTAATTCGTCCGTCCCGATCGGTCGCAATGACCGCGTCCCCGATGGAATTGAGCGTCGCTTTGAGGTCATCCGCAAGCGCCTCCTTCGAATTCCGCTGTTCGGCATGACGTTTGAGAATGGCGCCGACTATTATTCCGCCGAGAATGATGATAGAGCACATGATGACGCGATGCAGGATCTCGGGTGCATCGTTAAGCGGCAACACGGACGCGGCAAATGTATCGTTCGTGTGACCGTAGAGGAATTCAAATATTGCATGCGTCATCCAAAGGAAGGACGCAAGAAGCAGGCAGGAAAGAAGTACGGTCACTTCCAAATTATTGTTGTTTTTTTTCTCAGCCATGCCGCCCCTTTATCCAGGCGAAAACCGGCACGGCAAAGAGCATCGTGCCAAGCGAGTGTGCCGTCGCCCATTTCAGCCAGCTGACGAGGACAGCCTCCGGCGGTACAAGACCGAGCATACGCTTGAACCCGATACCGCCGCTCGCGGTCAATACCGGGACAATCGCCGTAAGTATGATGAAGACCACGAGGACGTCGGCGAACCCCCGTATCGTGAGCGACGAGGTCACCCTGAGCCGCATCAGTGCCGCCCCCGCTATCGGGCCGGCAGTGTTCATGATCGCGATGCAGCAGGCATAGAAGAGCGGCGCCCCGAGCGAAACATGGTTCGCGAGAATGGTGCCTATTGCGAGCGCAGGTGCGATACGCCACGACCGATAGAATGCGGCGACGGCAGCGACCGCAGCAGCAGGCCATATCGGCATCGGCAGTATGCCTGCATTCTTGAATATCAGGAAATTCAGATGTGATACTCCCCAGTAGAGGAGCGCAAGAACCGTATTTTCAATGATAAAAACGATGACCCGCATGCTCGGACGGGTGTCCTGCATCGCTCGCCGGAAAAAATTTTCTGGGACCGGCATACAACCCTCGGTTTCAGCAGCATTGCGCGCGCAACGGCTCGGACCAATATCCTGATCCGTGACATTCGTCCGATGTACATAGGCCTCTGCGCGTCAGCATAACCGCGCTCGAAGGAATTGTCAAGGAGAGGCAGTGAAAAACCTTGACTTTTCCCCCCGCTGCGGATATAAAGATGGTTCTTCCGGGCGATTAGCTCAGCTGGGAGAGCGCTTGCCTTACAAGCAAGATGTCGGCAGTTCAAGTCTGTCATCGCCCAATGGTACCGATGACCCCTGTTATTGGGGAACTATTCCGCCGATGATATCGACAAATATGCATATCTTCCCTTCAAGGAGCACCGCCATGAAACGTCTATCCGTCTTTTTAGCATGTATCAGTATCGGGGCCATGGTCTTCGCCCAGGACGTAAAACCCACGCCGGTAACCAGTCGTGAAGGCGGCAATTGGCTGGAATACGGCCAGCAGCTGAAAAAGGTCCTTGCGCTCACCGATGAACAGGAAAAGAAGATAACCACCATCATGGCCGATAAGCAGTCGAAGATGGAGCGTAAGGGCATCGATCTCGAGCGCATCTCCCTCGATCTCCGCGAAGAACTCCTTAAGGACAATGCGGATATCAATCGCGTGAAAGGCATCATCGAAAAAAAAGCGAATATCATGGGCGATATTGAATTCCTCAAGATCAAGGGCGATCTCGATATTAAAGCCGTCCTTTCCAAGGAGCAGTTCGAGAAATGGCGCATGCTCGTTCAGTCACGCGCACAGATGATGAAAGCGAAGGGCATGTACGATCGCCAGAAGGAGATGCGGCCGGATGATAGCGGTCGCCGTTAGCACTTCCGCGGCACGCGTGCCGACGGGAGATGAGGAGCTCATCTCCCGGCTTCGCAGAGGCGATGAGGACGCATACCGCGACGTCGTTGCCCGCTACCGCATGCCGCTTATGAGCCTCGCGTTCAAGATAGTCGGTGACCGCACGGTCGCGGAAGAGGTGGTGCAGGACACGTTCGCCGCGTTCCACCGCTCGATGCGTGCGTTCAACGGGGCGTCGAAGATATTCACCTATCTCTATCGTATCGCAACGAACAAGAGCGTGGATGCGGTGCGAAAAGCGGTCCGTTCACGCACACTCATTTCGCGCATGAGCGTGCGCGAGACGAAGCACGAAAGTCACGAGGATGCCGTCGCGGTCAAGGTCGTTGTCGAGGAGGCGCTCAAGCGTCTGCCGGGCAAGCTGAGGGCCCCGCTCCTCCTTGTTGAATATGAACGTCTTTCGTATGCGGATATCGCTGCGATACTGGGTGTACCGGTCAATACGGTGCGCACACGGATATTCCGCGCGAGGGAACGGCTTTTCGCCGAATTCGCCGCCATGGGGGTGCGCATATGAACACATGCAGAAAATGGGAACGCATGATGAGCCGTAAACTTGACGGCGATCTGTCGGACGCCGAAGAAGGGATGCTGAATGAGCATCGTATTTCCTGCGGTCGCTGCCGGCAGAAATTCGCATCATACGAACGTTTGCGCGAACGCCTGCGCGCACATACGCTGGATTCCGGGGCGCATGAGCTTTACAGCGCTCTCGCCGGGGCCGTCGGTGCTTTTCATGGCATCCGTTTCCGCATCGCGGCGGCCGCTGCCGCGTTCCTGATCATCGCCGGTGTATCCGTCATGCCTTTTCTCATGCGGACATCGGTAACGGTCACATCGGTTTCCGGTGTTGATACCGTGGATTATCATCTGACGCGATTCCTCGCTGCCGGCGCATCGGATGCCTCGGACAGCAGGATAGTATACGAGCCGCTTGAATCGTTCGTCGCGTTCACCAGCCGCTGAGACAGCGCATGTATCTTACCGCGAGGCGAGACGTGAAAGCGCTTCTTTGATGACCGTTTCCGACGTCATGTGCTCTTTCTTCACGGCGCGTACGGCGGTCACCGCTTCCTCCACCGAGAACCCGAGGACGCTGAGCGCCCTGACCGCATCGGCGGACGATGCATCCTGAGGAGCGGATGATGATGAGCGGATATCGAGTTTTTGTATCTTATCTTTAAGCTCGAACACTGCCTTCTCTGCCTTTTTCATCCCCATGCCGGGAACTGCCGTAAGGCGCACGGCATCCTGGGAGAAGAGTATCTCCATAAGCTCGCCGGCATTGAAGGTAGAGATGATCTCCATAGCTAATTTGGGGCCTATGCCCTGCGCTGACATGAGAACGATGAAAAGCTCCTTCTGCTCGCGTGCCGGGAAACCGTAGAGGGTCATGCCGTCCTCGCGATGGATGAGATGTGTGTACAGCGTGACTTCCGTGCTCTCGGGCGCGGAGTATTTCCTGCCGACGTGGACCTCATACCCTACCCCGCCGGTCATGAGCAATACGGTGCTCTGATCGAGCCGCGTCATCATCCCGCGTATAAGACCTATCATCGTTTCATCCTTTCA contains:
- a CDS encoding MASE1 domain-containing protein, giving the protein MPVPENFFRRAMQDTRPSMRVIVFIIENTVLALLYWGVSHLNFLIFKNAGILPMPIWPAAAVAAVAAFYRSWRIAPALAIGTILANHVSLGAPLFYACCIAIMNTAGPIAGAALMRLRVTSSLTIRGFADVLVVFIILTAIVPVLTASGGIGFKRMLGLVPPEAVLVSWLKWATAHSLGTMLFAVPVFAWIKGRHG
- the ruvA gene encoding Holliday junction branch migration protein RuvA — translated: MIGLIRGMMTRLDQSTVLLMTGGVGYEVHVGRKYSAPESTEVTLYTHLIHREDGMTLYGFPAREQKELFIVLMSAQGIGPKLAMEIISTFNAGELMEILFSQDAVRLTAVPGMGMKKAEKAVFELKDKIQKLDIRSSSSAPQDASSADAVRALSVLGFSVEEAVTAVRAVKKEHMTSETVIKEALSRLASR
- a CDS encoding RNA polymerase sigma factor, with translation MIAVAVSTSAARVPTGDEELISRLRRGDEDAYRDVVARYRMPLMSLAFKIVGDRTVAEEVVQDTFAAFHRSMRAFNGASKIFTYLYRIATNKSVDAVRKAVRSRTLISRMSVRETKHESHEDAVAVKVVVEEALKRLPGKLRAPLLLVEYERLSYADIAAILGVPVNTVRTRIFRARERLFAEFAAMGVRI